A single uncultured Acetobacterium sp. DNA region contains:
- a CDS encoding EFR1 family ferrodoxin (N-terminal region resembles flavodoxins. C-terminal ferrodoxin region binds two 4Fe-4S clusters.) produces MKNCVIYYFSGTGNTWWVATRIADILQENKIQVSCYSIETLMIEDVLTHVSEADHIILGFPVYGSTAPRPMMDFVHTFPLSNGHQTISIFATQAMASGDTAWTISQIFKQKAYTVQHARHFRMMNNLHLPQFKFYPPKNDQRLDRLLEKTLPRVAGFTREIIAGKKHITGNNPLGHFLGGLQRRHIDTVIAKASKELRVNPQRCILCGKCQRICPTGNILQRQNDLFFSNGCALCLRCYSQCPTAAILLGEGSEDVNKYPRYKGPGKGFNIEVLIK; encoded by the coding sequence TTGAAAAATTGTGTCATTTATTACTTCAGCGGAACCGGTAATACCTGGTGGGTAGCAACCCGGATTGCTGACATACTCCAGGAGAACAAAATTCAGGTAAGTTGTTATTCCATTGAAACCCTGATGATTGAGGATGTCTTGACCCATGTTTCGGAAGCGGATCATATCATTCTGGGGTTTCCAGTTTATGGTTCGACGGCGCCTCGTCCGATGATGGATTTCGTTCATACCTTTCCGTTATCTAATGGCCATCAGACGATCAGTATCTTTGCTACCCAGGCCATGGCTTCTGGCGATACCGCCTGGACAATCAGTCAAATTTTTAAGCAAAAGGCGTATACTGTCCAACACGCCCGACATTTTCGGATGATGAATAACCTCCATTTACCACAATTTAAATTTTATCCCCCCAAAAATGATCAGCGGCTGGACCGTCTTCTTGAGAAAACCCTGCCCCGAGTGGCTGGTTTTACCCGGGAGATCATCGCTGGGAAAAAACATATCACCGGCAACAACCCCTTGGGACATTTTTTAGGGGGACTGCAACGGCGTCACATTGATACGGTGATCGCTAAGGCCAGTAAGGAACTCCGGGTTAACCCGCAACGCTGCATCTTATGCGGAAAATGCCAACGGATTTGCCCGACCGGGAATATCCTGCAACGTCAAAATGACCTGTTCTTTTCCAACGGCTGTGCCCTTTGTCTCCGGTGTTACAGTCAATGTCCCACTGCTGCGATCCTTCTGGGTGAAGGTTCTGAAGATGTTAATAAGTATCCCCGATATAAAGGGCCGGGAAAAGGATTCAACATCGAAGTTCTGATTAAATAA
- a CDS encoding helix-turn-helix transcriptional regulator — MSLLSKKIEEYILESGETVQSLAEMGNFNRTTLQRVKSGERLPTRAFFKKMTKVLRLSTTEEAELETLLEIAQVGEGTYANRQKIIELIETISELTEYKIPFSKELRQKESIENSSDFAKQIQIASGKKQVLGMIENCIDQELFQEADPTVKLAIPYSFQAVYDYLFQQMMGNKKQLNLQDVLNLRRSFDDTVADPMLGALKHLIALTLLDNVNYQSHCYVYHSETRMTGPEISALFPYFILTTSAVITISRDLNQAVLYLDPGFRELYANCFQEMIASTRPFILESNDLFKVFDLDRKFKVEVIVEPLPCFAYYTDRELLEIKLNKDFPYYEPLLNAVDQYYNYFRQVSRDMLNIFSLKNLRQFMTDGSLVFPEEIYHPLTPLERLTILKLVRDDLFYNRRILFALDDDKLLLNSAVEFIYESRDCLRLVLHYKINGRVVYKTIELRESGVIAAFADFFASLPGSDYVLSNETTLMEMDALIRDYEPEVPCK, encoded by the coding sequence ATGTCATTACTTAGTAAAAAAATAGAAGAATATATTCTGGAAAGCGGTGAAACGGTTCAGTCTCTGGCTGAAATGGGGAACTTCAACCGCACCACCCTGCAACGGGTTAAGTCCGGGGAACGGTTACCCACCCGGGCTTTTTTTAAAAAAATGACTAAAGTCCTACGGCTTTCAACCACCGAAGAGGCGGAATTGGAAACCTTGTTGGAAATTGCCCAGGTTGGGGAAGGGACTTATGCCAACCGGCAAAAGATCATCGAGCTCATTGAAACCATCTCCGAATTAACCGAGTACAAAATCCCCTTTTCAAAGGAACTCCGTCAAAAAGAATCAATTGAAAATAGCAGTGATTTTGCTAAACAAATTCAGATCGCTTCCGGAAAAAAACAGGTATTAGGCATGATCGAAAACTGCATTGACCAGGAATTATTTCAGGAAGCCGATCCAACCGTGAAGTTGGCCATTCCTTACAGTTTCCAAGCAGTTTATGATTATCTTTTTCAGCAGATGATGGGGAATAAAAAACAGTTGAATCTTCAGGATGTGCTAAATTTACGTCGGTCCTTTGACGACACCGTAGCTGACCCAATGCTGGGAGCGCTTAAACATTTGATTGCCCTGACCTTACTGGACAATGTGAATTATCAGTCTCATTGCTATGTTTATCACTCCGAAACAAGGATGACCGGTCCGGAAATCAGTGCCTTATTTCCTTATTTCATTTTGACTACCAGTGCCGTAATCACCATTTCCCGGGATTTGAACCAGGCCGTTTTATATCTGGATCCTGGTTTTCGGGAACTATATGCCAACTGCTTCCAGGAAATGATCGCATCCACCAGACCTTTTATTCTGGAGAGCAATGATCTTTTCAAGGTTTTTGATCTGGATCGGAAATTTAAGGTGGAAGTGATCGTTGAACCTTTGCCCTGTTTTGCGTATTATACCGACCGGGAGCTGCTGGAAATTAAACTGAATAAAGATTTTCCCTATTATGAACCACTGCTGAACGCAGTTGACCAATATTACAATTATTTCAGACAAGTCAGCAGGGACATGTTAAATATTTTTTCCCTAAAAAATCTGCGACAGTTTATGACAGATGGCAGTCTTGTTTTTCCAGAAGAAATTTATCATCCGCTAACCCCGCTTGAACGGCTGACTATCTTAAAACTGGTTCGGGATGATCTGTTTTATAATCGGCGTATCCTCTTCGCCCTCGATGACGATAAGCTATTGTTAAATTCGGCGGTGGAGTTTATCTATGAAAGCAGGGACTGTTTACGTTTGGTGCTTCATTATAAAATTAATGGCCGGGTAGTTTATAAAACCATCGAACTCCGGGAATCCGGTGTTATTGCGGCCTTTGCAGATTTTTTTGCCAGCCTTCCGGGCAGTGATTACGTTTTATCCAACGAAACCACGCTGATGGAAATGGATGCCCTGATACGGGATTATGAACCAGAAGTACCCTGCAAATGA